DNA sequence from the Coregonus clupeaformis isolate EN_2021a chromosome 30, ASM2061545v1, whole genome shotgun sequence genome:
TAACATGACCACTATTCCTCCCTACAGTTCTGGGTACCTACAGCCTCGTGCCTCGCTGGCTGAATGGAACCTGCGCGCTGTGCTGTGGACTGACGTCACCCGTCCGCGTTTCCCCTCCAGACCAACTAGTTGGGTGGTAGACATCTCCAGCTCGGTGGTTGGGTGGTAGACATCTCCAGCTCGGTGGTTGGGTGGTAGACATCTCCAGCTCGCGCTGCTGCAGCCAGACAGAAGGCAGGGGAGGGAAAGGAGCGAGCCTCCACGAGCACGGTAAGTCCCTAAATGAGCTTtttgttgtagaaacatcaaatTCACTGTTACTTTTGATTGTGTATTAGTACATGGCACAACCATGATTGCGCACGAAACTGAAATATTATTATTGTTGAAAATGTATTTCTGCACTCTCAGTACTTTTAAAATAACATTTATAATTGTGGTCCTATTGCGGGTTATTATTCAAATAACAGTGcgtccccactgggcacacactggttaaaTCAACGTGGCTTCCATATCATTTGCAATTAAATTACTTTGAACCAATGTGGAGCTGGCTGGGAAtatacgttgaattgacgtctgtgcctagtggatCTATTTGTGTAGGTTGGTGTTGTGTTTATCCAATCCATTATGATAAATGAGGGTGAAATTATGATATAATGTGTTGTGAATAAACTATTAACGGCAGAAGAGGTTTGTTGTGATGTACTGCTTTTAATTTGTATTCAATATTTCTGTTCTCCATAGATTTCGTGATGCGTAAAACCAGACAGAGCCGACCTACACAGGAGCCAAAATGATACTTCACGACTGCCTGTTTTACCTCTAAACAAACATGCATCCTGAACGACGTGCTTTCCTCTATTCTTAGGTGAAATAATACATAAGAAAGACTTAGAAGATGGAGAACATATCTATCTCGAACACCCGAAGTGTATTTCCGGTGGTGTGTAACGACTCCATGGACTACTATTATCTGAGCGCGACTAACCGGACAGATCTGAACTGCACGCCCCAGTCCGAATTCTACTTTTACGCGGACCTCTACGTAGTCCTGCCGGTGATATATTCGGTAATATGCGCCGTGGGGTTAACGGGGAACACGGCCGTTATCTACGTCATCCTCAAAGCTCCCAAAATGAAGACGGTGACCAATATGTTTATCCTAAACTTGGCGATAGCCGACGACCTGTTTACCCTGGTCCTACCCATCAACATCGCCGAACACCTGCTCCACTACTGGCCCTTTGGAGAGGTGCTGTGTAAGATCATCCTGAGCATAGATCACTACAACATCTTCTCCAGTATCTATTTCCTAACGGTCATGAGTGTGGACCGTTACTTGGTCGTCCTGGCGACGGTGCGTTCCAAGCGTATGCCCTACCGCACCTACCGCGCGGCCAAGATAGTCAGCCTGTGCGTCTGGATCCTCGTGATTCTCATCGTGATGCCGTTCACGGTATTCGCCGATGTGTACATCAGTCCCGATGACTTGGACCGGAAAAGCTGCGTCCTCAGCTTCCCGAGCCCGGAGAGTTTGTGGTTCAAGGCGAGCCGGATTTACACCCTGATCCTCGGCTTCGCCATCCCGGTGTCCACCATCTGTATTCTCTACACCATGATGCTGTACAAGCTGCGGAACATGCGCCTCAACTCCAACGCCAAGGCTCTGGACAAGGCTAAAAAGAAAGTGACTATTATGGTGTTTATAGTCCTAGCGGTGTGTCTGTTCTGTTGGACGGGGTTTCATCTCAGCACCGTAGTGGCTCTCACCACCGACCTGAGGACCACTCCGCTGCTCATCGGGTTATCCTACTTCATCACCAGCCTCAGCTACGCCAACTCTTGTCTGAACCCTTTTCTTTACGCCTTCCTGGATGACAGCTTCAGGAAAGCGTTCAAGAAGATGCTAGAATGTAGACCGGCGGGAATGCAGTAGCCTGCAGGATTAATGGATACATATGGTGAATATGGTATGTTAATATTGATGCCAATCAAAACAAACTATGATCATATGATTTATGTTTGCTTGAATCTTCATTATGGGGGCTTATCATTGTTACCATTGTATGACTTCAATATTTTTACATGGAACATATCATATGGAATATATCATATGGAATATATCATATGGAATCATATGGATTCTGGCAAGAGTTGGAAGGGTGGTATTTATTTTCCATGGGtattttcctcctcctcctcctgtcctgagAGGGCAGGTAGCCTACTCTGTAGTGAAGCTATGGGCCTTCAAAAGACAGTGATGTAACCTATACACTTTTGCTGTAAATACATAGTTGTTCTTCTGGCCTATGTCATTGTGAACCATAGACAAACTGGGTCAACTGGTGTACAGTCCCAATCTAGCTAACGATGTGAACTAATTCTACATTTCAGTCAGTCTATCTTATGGAGAATAATAATATCAACATATCTCCATGGTCAAGTTCAAGCTGAAGTTCAAGTAATCATTTGCGTTGACATGACACACTTTGAAAATGACTTTTAGCTTTTCCGATACCAAGAGAGTCCACATGTTACGTGTTCACAAGTAGCACTTATACACTGTATCGTACGGACAGAAAtacattgattttttttttttatatctgcTGACAAATAAAATATAAGCAACCAACTGTGTGGTTTATTTACAGGAGGGCTCTCATTCATAATGGACCTTAGAGAGCACACTGTGTGGTCCCATGCCATATGACGGGGTAGAtccagctgtgtggtcccatgccATATGACGGGGTAGAtccagctgtgtggtcccatgccATATGACAGGTAGAtccagctgtgtggtcccatgccATATGACGGGTAGAtccagctgtgtggtcccatgccATATGACGGGTAGAtccagctgtgtggtcccatgccATATGACGGGGTAGAtccagctgtgtggtcccatgccATATGACGGGTAGAtccagctgtgtggtcccatgccATATGACGGGGTAGAtccagctgtgtggtcccatgccATATGACGGGTAGAtccagctgtgtggtcccatgccATATGACGGGTAGAtccagctgtgtggtcccatgccATATGACGGGTAGATCCAGCTGTGTGCATCAATACCAAATTAATCAAATCACAGTTTATTCGTCACGTGCACAGGATAAATGGTGCAAAgggtacaatgaaatgcttacttacaagctctcaAAAGTGCAGTACAGTTTAAGAAAAAATATTcgtaaataattaattaaaaagTAGTAAAAAAAACAGTGATGTAAATATATAGACAATAAGAAAATACAGTATACTATGAAATGTGCTTCATAAATTGAAATAATGGAATTATGGAATTAGatagagtggggagaacaagcatttgatacactgccgattttgcaggttttcctacttacaaagcatgtagaggtctgtaatttttatcataggtacacttcaactgtgagagacggaatctaaaacaaaaatccagaaaatcacattgtatgatttttaagtaattcatttgcattttattgcatgacataagtatttaatacatcagaaaagaagaacttaatatttggtacagaaacctttgtttgcaattactgagatcatacatttcctgtaggtcttgaccaggtttgcaaacactgcagcagggattttggcccactcctccatacagaccttctccagatccttcaggtttcggggctgtcgctgggcaatacggactttcagctccctccaaagattttctattgggttcaggtctggagactggctaggccactccaggaccttgagatgcttcttacggagccactccttagttgccctggctgtgtgtttcgggtcgttgtcatgctggaagacccagccacgacccatcttcaatgctcttactgagggaaggaggttgttggccaagatctcgagatacatggccccatccatcctcccctcgatacggtgcagtcgtcctgtcccctttgcagaaaagcatccccaaagaatgatgtttccacctccatgcttcacggttgggatggtgttcttggggttgtactcattcttcttcttcctccaaacacggcgagtggagtttagaccaaaaagctctatttttgtctcatcagaccacattaccttctcccattcctcctctggatcatccagatggtcattggcaaacttcagacgggcctggacatgcgctggcttgagcagagggaccttgcgtgcactgcaggattttaatccatgacggcgtggtgtgttactaatggttttctttgagactgtggtcccagctctcttcaggtcattgaccaggtcctgccgtgtagttctgggctgatccctcaccttcctcatgatcattgatgccccacgaggtgagatcttgcatggagccccagattgagggtgattgaccgtcatcttgaacttcttccattttctaataattgcgccaacagttgttgccttctcaccaagctgcttgcctattgtcctgtagcccatcccagccttgtgcaggtctacaattgtatccctgatgtccttacacagctctctggtcttggccattgtggagaggttggagtctgtttgattgaatgtgtggacaggtgtcttttatacaggtaacgagttcaaacaggtgcagttaatacaggtaatgagtggagaacaggagggcttcttaaagaaaaactaacaggtctgtgagagccggaattcttactggttggtaggtgatcaaatacttatgtcatgcaataaaatgcaaatgaattacttaaaaatcatacaatgtgattttctggatttttgttttagattccgtctctcacagttgaagtgtacctatgataaaaattacagacctctacatgctttgtaagtaggaaaacctgcaaaatcggcagtgtatcaaatacttgttctccccactgtatgggccAGAGAAACTGGAAGAGAGACACGAGCCGGGTACCGGCAACAACACCAAGACTTGGTCACCTGGTTGAAAAGAACGAGACATAGTTTTTACATCAAAGTGACATTTCATTTTCTTTTTGTGTGGAAGACAGATTTTTCTCTGGCTACAGCACATGCGTCATGCAACCGCTCCCGGACTTGACTAACATAGTCTGGTACATTAGTAGAGGACCCAACTGAATCATCAGCCATAATTTGTTCTTTCAGTACCTTTAGAGGCCCTCTCACTGTGTGACCAAAGATTAGCTCAGCTGGGCTAAACCCAAAAGACTCTTGTAAGGTCTAGCAAACAGCACGTACGGCaccccctcatcccaatctttttcTGTGTCCATGCAGTGTTTACGCAACATGGTATAGTCTATTTTCATCCTTTCAAAATGTCAGCAGTCATTACAGTAGAAGTACATTTATTCTTACACTTGACTTATTCATTGGATATTATCAATCATTGATTATCAATCATACAATGATTTATCTGCTGACCGTCACATAGACGTGCATACTAGAAATACAGTAATgttcaaaaatataaacgcaacatgcaacgattttcaactactttactgagttacagttcatataaggaaatcagtcaatttaaataaataaattaggccttaatctatggatttcacatgactgggcaggaggcacagccatgggtgggcctaggagggcataggcccacccactggggagacaCGCCCAGCCAAACATAATTagttttcatcagctgtccggatggctggtctcagacgatcccgcaggtgaagaagctggatgtggaggtcctgtgctggcgtggttacgcgtggtctgcggttgtgaggccggttggacatactgacaaattctctaaaatgacgttggaggcagcttatggtagagaaattaacattcaattctctggcaacagctctggtggacattcctgcagtcagcatgccaattgcacgctccctcaaaacttgagacacctgtggcattgtgttgtgtgacaaaacggcacattttagagtggccttttattgtccccaacacaaggtgcacctgtgtaatgatcatgctgtttaatacgTTTCTTAATAtttcacacctgtcaggtggatggattatctcggcaaaggagaaatgttcactaacagggacgtaaacaaatgAGACAAATAAGctatttttgtgcgtatggaacatttctaggatcttttatttcagctcatgaaacaagggaccaacactttacacgttgttgttatattttttgttcagtataaaatgtTACCAGGCAGTCATTGTTCACTAAGCTAAATTAtttcttaaaaataaaataaacaatcatGTCCAATGAGCCATTGTGCTAACCTAGATATCTCCAGAGTCATATGGTATATTTAGAGAGTTCGTCCATCtctagacattcagttacataACATGGTTTAAATAATAGAAAATTAATTATGTTCCCCAGTGTAATGTTAATGgggggctaacatggctgccatagaatgttgtagtgtcatgtaaatgcttcataatgcagaaacctcaATGTCCCAACTCCGTACATCCATGGGTCTGGACAGCTCTATGTGAAGCTGGGGTGACCTACAAATGACCATTAATAGCGGTGTTATTTCTGAAAGCCATAACTGGTGAAACAGAGAGTAAAGCCCGGCCTCTCCTCCCACCTACTCACTCTCTCTAATACACTGTTGTGAAAACACAGTTAAGCTTGGTATCATATGACACATTATTCAGTGGAACATATAaatgcaatctctctctctcatgtttgataggttggcaggtagcctagcggttagtgttgggtcagtaactgaaaggtcgctggtttgaatacctgaaCCCACAAGGTGAAAAATCATTTGATCaacccttgaacaaggcacttcaccctaattCGCTCCAGGGGCTATTCTACCACGGCTGATCCTGTAAAACAGGGTTGTCAAAGTCaatccacggagggccgagtgtctgtggaATTTTTTGTTTTTCCcattcaattaagacctagacaataaggtgaggggagttccttactaattagtgaccttaattcatcaatcaggTACAAGGGTGGggcaaaaacccgcagacactcggccctccgtggaacgaGTTTGACATGTGGTGTAAAACAatacatttcacttcaccaatccagtgtatgtgacaattaTTTCTTACATTCAAGCCAATATAATGAGGGATAGAgcaatacctagtcagttgtactactgaatgcattcaactgaactgtttcttctgcatttaacctctgaatcagagaggtgcggggggctgccttaatccacATCCACATCATCGGCGCCAGGGGAGCCTTGctcagaacgacagatttttaccttgtcagctcggggactcgatccagcaacctttcggttactggcccaacgctcctacctgCCAGGCTACCTCAGCCTGTCCTCCGATATGTCCACCTACCAGCCACCActgacacacacccacccacccacccaccctcccatgcacacactcacacacacacacacacacacacacacacacacacacacacacacacacacacacacacacacacacacacacacacacacacacacacacacacacacacacacacacacacacacacacacacacacacacacacacacacgcgtccATGGTGTCCTTAAAGTGacagtgaggagagaggggaggggaatgATGTCCCCAGCATGTTACTTTTAGGTCATAAAATCCATTTAATCAGGCGGCAgatagcctagcagttagagcattgggccggTAACTGAAAAGTCGCTAGTTCGAaaccctgagccgacaaggtgaaaaatctgcccatgtgccctttgagcaaggcacataactcCATTGgctccagggtcgccgttgaccctggctgtgaccccactctcgaTGTGTCTCAGAGGGAgggggatatgcaaaaaaaacacTCATATAAGCACCCACCCACTATGATAAGGACACGCCTCCTCAAGTTTAGCAGTTAAAAAGATGTAAGAACATTACATTATGGTCATGGTTTACACAGCCACATAGAGGAGGAGGAGCCACATAGAGGAGGAGGAGCCACATAGAGGAGGAGGAGCCACATAGCGGAGGAGGAGCCACATAGAGGAGGAGGAGCCTCAAAGCCACATAGAGGAGGAGGAGCCTCACAGGGGATAATATAGGGAACTACAGCAAATCAGATGGATTTGTATTATTAGACAAACTTTATTCAGTCAGGAGTCAGGACTTAATCCATCATCACTTTGTTAATAgacctacactgagtgtacaaaacattaggaacacccaaTCACCGTCAATGGCAcagatacacaatccatgtctcagttgtctcaaggttTCAAAATCCATCTTTAATCCatctttaacctctctcctccccttcatctatactgattgaagtcgatttaacaagtgacgtcaataagggatcttagctttcatctggattcacctggtcagtctatgtcatggaaagagcagagctgtgttcgaatacccattctaacatactgtatactacatacttaatgagtatatactacatactatatacaattagttcattttagtatactgtaaacaaaCGTTATCCTAGCGCTTCGCCTGTCTAccagaagttgatgctgttgctatgcaacctcttgctagcttgttagcataactggcaagtgtcttcactgacattttcaacatgtccctgtctgagtctgtaataccaacatgtttcaagcagaccaccatagtccctgtgcccaagaacactaagataacctacctaaatgactaccgacccgtagcactcacgtctgtagccatgaagtgctttgaaaggctggtcatggctcacatcaacaccattattccagaaaccctagacacactccaatttgcataccgccccaacagatccacagatgatgcaatctctattgcgctccacactgccctttcacacctggacaagaggaacacctacgtgagaatgctattcattgactacagctcagcgttcaacattatagtgccctctaagctcatcactaagctaaggaccctgcaactaaacacctccctctgaaactggatccttgacttcctgacgggcggcccccaggtggtaagggtaggtaacaacacatccgccacgctgatcctcaacacgggggcccctcaggggtgcgtgctc
Encoded proteins:
- the LOC121564828 gene encoding neuropeptides B/W receptor type 2-like, producing the protein MENISISNTRSVFPVVCNDSMDYYYLSATNRTDLNCTPQSEFYFYADLYVVLPVIYSVICAVGLTGNTAVIYVILKAPKMKTVTNMFILNLAIADDLFTLVLPINIAEHLLHYWPFGEVLCKIILSIDHYNIFSSIYFLTVMSVDRYLVVLATVRSKRMPYRTYRAAKIVSLCVWILVILIVMPFTVFADVYISPDDLDRKSCVLSFPSPESLWFKASRIYTLILGFAIPVSTICILYTMMLYKLRNMRLNSNAKALDKAKKKVTIMVFIVLAVCLFCWTGFHLSTVVALTTDLRTTPLLIGLSYFITSLSYANSCLNPFLYAFLDDSFRKAFKKMLECRPAGMQ